A window of Streptomyces armeniacus contains these coding sequences:
- a CDS encoding ArsR/SmtB family transcription factor, whose amino-acid sequence MSGVLRIHFQDRDFRHVQLARSADPMWEAILGLHVLTTPPARLPEQLRPWRRRARERLRDGELRAACRLLGDLAPADAAYFPDFLTPAESELGMSAALSTLRATPAVRLARELREAARYRQLPPWTRQLAAGDRTLLGRVADAVRHFHERLIVPDWSEVEATIAADRAWRLEALEDGMEAVLATLSPFVWRDPVLTAPYPVDYDLHLRGRGVRLIPSFFCHTRPMAIADPSLPPVVVCPVRSHPPEPGAATRPPAALAPLLGAGRARVLAALTATFTTGSLAARLGMPAPTVSGHLKVLRGAGLVRSERAGAHVLHRLTGRGRHLLGN is encoded by the coding sequence ATGTCCGGAGTCCTGCGCATCCACTTCCAAGACCGCGACTTCCGGCACGTACAGCTGGCCAGGTCCGCGGACCCCATGTGGGAGGCGATCCTCGGGCTGCACGTGCTCACGACGCCGCCGGCGCGGCTGCCCGAGCAGCTGCGGCCGTGGCGGCGGCGGGCGCGGGAGCGGCTGCGGGACGGCGAACTGCGCGCGGCCTGCCGGCTGCTGGGCGACCTCGCGCCCGCGGACGCCGCGTACTTCCCGGACTTCCTCACCCCGGCGGAGTCCGAGCTGGGCATGTCGGCGGCGCTGTCGACCCTCCGCGCGACCCCGGCCGTACGGCTCGCCCGCGAGCTGCGGGAGGCCGCCCGTTACCGCCAGCTCCCGCCCTGGACACGGCAGCTGGCGGCCGGCGACCGTACGCTGCTCGGGCGGGTCGCGGACGCCGTACGCCACTTCCACGAGCGGCTGATCGTGCCGGACTGGAGCGAGGTCGAGGCCACCATCGCCGCCGACCGCGCGTGGCGGCTGGAGGCACTGGAGGACGGCATGGAGGCGGTGCTGGCCACGCTGTCGCCGTTCGTGTGGCGCGATCCGGTGCTCACCGCCCCGTACCCGGTGGACTACGACCTGCACCTGCGTGGCCGCGGCGTACGGCTCATCCCGTCGTTCTTCTGCCACACCCGGCCGATGGCGATCGCCGACCCCAGCCTGCCGCCGGTCGTGGTCTGCCCCGTCCGCAGCCACCCGCCCGAGCCGGGCGCCGCCACGCGCCCGCCGGCCGCGCTCGCCCCGCTGCTGGGCGCCGGCCGCGCGCGGGTACTCGCCGCACTGACCGCCACGTTCACCACCGGTTCCCTCGCCGCCCGCCTGGGCATGCCGGCGCCCACCGTCAGCGGTCATCTGAAGGTCCTGCGCGGCGCGGGCCTCGTACGCAGCGAGCGGGCGGGCGCGCACGTGCTGCACAGACTGACCGGCAGGGGCCGCCACCTGCTCGGAAACTGA
- a CDS encoding NAD(P)H-quinone oxidoreductase has protein sequence MYAITIPEPGGPDALVWAEVPDPVPGEGEVLVEVAASAVNRADLLQRQGFYDPPPGSSPYPGLECAGRIAALGPGVPEPSAASESGAGWAVGDEVCALLSGGGYAEKVAVPAGQLLPVPGGLDAVSAAALPEVTCTVWSNVFMIAHLRPGETLLVHGGASGIGTMAVQLAKAVGARVAVTAGSPEKLARCAELGADILIDYREQDFVEELRAATDGEGADVILDIMGAKYLERNVRALAPNGRLAIIGLQGGVKAELHLGALLAKRGAVTATSLRGRPPGEKAAIVGAVREHVWPLLADGRVRPVVDRTLPMRKAAEAHRVLDESAHVGKVVLTT, from the coding sequence ATGTACGCGATCACGATTCCCGAGCCCGGCGGCCCCGACGCACTGGTCTGGGCGGAGGTTCCCGATCCCGTCCCCGGCGAGGGCGAGGTCCTGGTGGAGGTGGCGGCGAGCGCCGTCAACCGCGCCGATCTGCTCCAGCGGCAGGGCTTCTACGATCCGCCGCCCGGCAGTTCGCCGTATCCCGGCCTGGAGTGCGCGGGCCGTATCGCCGCGCTGGGGCCGGGAGTTCCGGAGCCGTCCGCGGCGTCCGAGTCCGGCGCGGGCTGGGCCGTCGGCGACGAGGTGTGCGCGCTGCTGTCCGGCGGCGGCTACGCCGAGAAGGTCGCCGTGCCCGCCGGCCAGCTGCTGCCGGTGCCCGGCGGGCTCGACGCGGTGAGCGCGGCGGCGCTGCCCGAAGTGACCTGCACCGTCTGGTCGAACGTGTTCATGATCGCCCATCTACGGCCCGGCGAGACCCTGTTGGTGCACGGCGGCGCCAGCGGCATCGGCACGATGGCGGTGCAGCTGGCCAAGGCCGTCGGCGCGCGCGTCGCGGTGACGGCGGGCAGCCCGGAGAAGCTGGCGCGGTGCGCGGAGCTGGGCGCGGACATCCTGATCGACTACCGCGAGCAGGACTTCGTCGAGGAGCTGCGCGCCGCCACGGATGGCGAGGGCGCGGACGTCATCCTGGACATCATGGGCGCCAAGTACCTGGAGCGGAACGTACGGGCGCTCGCCCCCAACGGGCGGCTCGCCATCATCGGCCTGCAGGGCGGCGTCAAGGCCGAACTGCACCTGGGCGCCCTGCTGGCGAAGCGCGGCGCCGTCACGGCCACCTCGCTGCGGGGGCGTCCGCCGGGGGAGAAGGCGGCGATCGTCGGCGCCGTAAGGGAGCACGTCTGGCCGCTGCTCGCGGACGGGCGGGTACGGCCGGTGGTGGACCGTACGCTGCCGATGCGGAAGGCCGCGGAGGCGCACCGGGTGCTGGACGAGAGCGCGCACGTCGGCAAGGTCGTGCTCACCACCTGA
- a CDS encoding type III PLP-dependent enzyme: protein MTAPTPAVRDRLRALPGGELPAYLYDLTALRAHAAAVRAALPEAVELYYAAKANPEPEILRALGPYADGYEVSSGGELAHVATAVPARRLAFGGPGKTPDELAAALGQGVHRVHVESLHELRLLAALSARLAPGTPTGILLRVNLPVPERSLAGSALAMGGRPAPFGLDPAQADEAVRLLTDGSCPQLRLHGVHAHLASGLDAPRLLAVAESVLSWTAALAARHGARLTEVNLGGGMAVDYAAPDSRFDWTAYGAGLARLAAAHPGTTLRIEPGRALTAYCGWYATEVLDVKPSHGEEFAVVRGGTHHLRTPAAKGHDQPCAVVPGSAPWPHPWPRPSLRGERVTFAGQLCTPKDVLARGVAAPGLRAGDRVAFGLAGAYAWNISHHEFLMHPRPGFHFLG from the coding sequence ATGACCGCCCCCACCCCCGCCGTCCGCGACCGTCTCCGCGCGCTCCCCGGCGGCGAACTGCCCGCGTACCTCTACGACCTGACGGCCCTGCGCGCGCACGCGGCGGCGGTGCGCGCCGCCCTCCCCGAGGCCGTCGAGCTGTACTACGCCGCCAAGGCCAACCCGGAGCCGGAGATCCTCCGCGCGCTCGGACCGTACGCCGACGGCTACGAGGTCTCCTCCGGCGGCGAACTCGCCCACGTCGCCACCGCCGTGCCCGCCCGTCGCCTCGCCTTCGGCGGCCCCGGCAAGACACCGGACGAACTCGCCGCCGCCCTCGGACAGGGCGTGCACCGCGTCCACGTCGAGAGCCTCCACGAACTGCGGCTCCTCGCCGCCCTGTCCGCCCGCCTCGCCCCCGGCACCCCCACCGGCATCCTGCTGCGGGTCAACCTCCCGGTGCCCGAACGCTCCCTGGCGGGCAGCGCGCTGGCCATGGGCGGCCGCCCCGCACCGTTCGGCCTCGACCCCGCACAGGCCGACGAGGCCGTACGGCTCCTCACCGACGGCAGCTGCCCGCAGCTACGGCTGCACGGCGTGCACGCCCACCTCGCCAGCGGCCTCGACGCGCCCCGGCTCCTCGCCGTCGCCGAGTCCGTGCTGTCCTGGACCGCCGCGCTGGCCGCACGCCATGGCGCACGCCTCACCGAGGTGAACCTCGGCGGCGGCATGGCCGTTGACTATGCCGCGCCCGACAGCCGCTTCGACTGGACGGCGTACGGCGCGGGCCTGGCCCGGCTGGCAGCGGCGCACCCCGGCACGACGCTGCGGATCGAGCCGGGGCGCGCGCTGACCGCGTACTGCGGCTGGTACGCCACCGAGGTGCTGGACGTGAAGCCGAGCCACGGCGAGGAGTTCGCCGTCGTCCGCGGCGGCACCCACCACCTGCGTACGCCCGCGGCCAAGGGCCACGACCAGCCCTGCGCCGTCGTCCCCGGCTCCGCGCCCTGGCCGCATCCGTGGCCGCGGCCGTCGCTCCGTGGCGAACGGGTCACCTTCGCGGGGCAGTTGTGCACCCCGAAGGACGTCCTCGCGCGCGGTGTCGCGGCGCCGGGGCTCCGGGCGGGGGACCGGGTGGCGTTCGGGCTGGCCGGGGCGTACGCGTGGAACATCTCGCACCACGAGTTCCTGATGCACCCGCGCCCCGGGTTCCACTTCTTGGGATGA
- a CDS encoding protein kinase domain-containing protein has product MSDDGAQGAAHYLGRTVGNGRFQLQSLLGAGGMASVYLAYDSVLDRQVAVKTLHTELGREASFRERFRREAQSVAKLTHTNIVSVYDSGEDDIDGAMVPYIVMEYVEGKPLRSVLDEDVAQFGAMPADKALKITGDVLAALEVSHEMGLVHRDIKPGNVMVTKRGVVKVMDFGIARAMQSGVTSMTQTGMVVGTPQYLSPEQALGRGVDARSDLYSVGIMLFELITGRLPFDADSPLAIAYAHVQEEPVAPSTINQAVPPALDALVARTLKKNPNERFPSAEAMHDECNRIGGSGAASGAAPIIISGGPAASGAGLGQAVFPPVDASGQAPSGSVQQPYQPQQYGGYAPSTPPPTPAYGQQQQGYATPAYGQQQGGGAQTPPPYNLSPAGSPGGGHGGGGKNNTAIMIGSAVVAVAVVIAVIIAVSMSGGEDDPKADDKPSNTTSAPPGATGGDAGTSGEPGTNAPPEEKFKGEDKTKTIDSTECTEAREHYEDKDKVYVPDFTYKNLASVKDCIRKAGWKLGEVTYEDENVWGKNAVLEQTPDDLDGFDPESDKVDLTVSTGQPGT; this is encoded by the coding sequence ATGAGCGACGACGGCGCACAGGGTGCCGCGCACTACTTGGGCCGCACCGTCGGCAATGGCCGGTTCCAGCTCCAGAGTCTGCTCGGCGCGGGCGGCATGGCCTCCGTGTACCTCGCGTACGACTCCGTGCTGGACAGACAGGTCGCGGTCAAGACGCTGCACACCGAGCTCGGCCGGGAGGCGTCGTTCCGCGAGCGCTTCCGGCGCGAGGCGCAGTCCGTCGCCAAGCTGACGCACACCAACATCGTCTCGGTGTACGACTCGGGCGAGGACGACATCGACGGCGCGATGGTGCCGTACATCGTCATGGAGTACGTCGAGGGCAAGCCCCTGCGGAGCGTGCTGGACGAGGACGTCGCGCAGTTCGGCGCGATGCCCGCCGACAAGGCGCTGAAGATCACCGGCGATGTGCTGGCGGCGCTCGAGGTCAGCCACGAAATGGGCCTGGTGCACCGCGACATCAAGCCGGGCAACGTGATGGTGACCAAGCGCGGTGTGGTCAAGGTCATGGACTTCGGCATCGCGCGGGCCATGCAGTCCGGCGTCACCTCCATGACGCAGACCGGCATGGTCGTCGGCACCCCGCAGTATCTGTCTCCCGAACAGGCCCTGGGCCGGGGCGTGGACGCCCGCTCGGACCTGTACTCGGTGGGCATCATGCTCTTCGAGCTGATCACGGGGCGGCTGCCGTTCGACGCGGACTCGCCGCTGGCGATCGCGTACGCGCACGTGCAGGAGGAGCCGGTCGCGCCCTCGACGATCAACCAGGCGGTGCCGCCCGCCCTGGACGCGCTGGTGGCGCGCACCCTGAAGAAGAACCCGAACGAACGCTTCCCCTCCGCCGAGGCGATGCACGACGAGTGCAACCGCATCGGCGGCTCCGGCGCCGCCTCGGGCGCCGCGCCGATCATCATCAGCGGCGGCCCGGCCGCCAGCGGCGCGGGACTCGGGCAGGCCGTCTTCCCGCCGGTGGACGCGAGCGGGCAGGCGCCGTCCGGCAGCGTGCAGCAGCCGTACCAGCCGCAGCAGTACGGCGGCTACGCCCCGTCGACGCCGCCGCCCACGCCGGCGTACGGACAGCAGCAGCAGGGGTACGCGACCCCGGCATACGGGCAGCAGCAGGGCGGCGGCGCGCAGACCCCGCCGCCGTACAACCTCTCGCCGGCCGGCTCGCCCGGCGGCGGGCACGGTGGCGGCGGCAAGAACAACACCGCCATCATGATCGGTTCCGCGGTCGTGGCGGTCGCGGTGGTCATCGCCGTGATCATCGCCGTGTCGATGAGCGGCGGTGAGGACGACCCGAAGGCCGACGACAAGCCGTCGAACACCACGTCCGCGCCGCCCGGCGCCACCGGCGGCGACGCCGGGACGAGCGGCGAGCCCGGGACGAACGCGCCCCCGGAGGAGAAGTTCAAGGGCGAGGACAAGACGAAGACGATCGACTCCACGGAGTGCACCGAGGCGCGGGAGCACTACGAGGACAAGGACAAGGTGTACGTGCCGGACTTCACGTACAAGAACCTGGCCTCGGTCAAGGACTGCATCCGCAAGGCCGGCTGGAAGCTCGGCGAGGTCACGTACGAGGACGAGAACGTCTGGGGCAAGAACGCGGTGCTGGAGCAGACCCCGGACGACCTGGACGGCTTCGACCCGGAATCGGACAAGGTCGACCTGACCGTCTCCACCGGCCAGCCCGGCACCTGA
- a CDS encoding molybdopterin molybdotransferase MoeA, with the protein VGSEIVIRDSTGPAPAPAPRAASPWGEARRTAARAATHGMPVTLPLEETLRHVLAAPVEALTDLPSFDTSAMDGWAVSGPGPWELTAPVTGDSRDATADPGIVAGQDEPEPLPDGRAVRIATGARVPRGATAVLRSERARAGGTRLRLAEDAPPGSAEQGTDIRPRGQECRSGDRLLASGTVVTPAVLGLAAAAGYDQLTVTPRPRAEVLVLGDELLHRGRPRDGRIRDALGPMVGPWLEGLGADVVATRRLGDDAEALYEAVTTSTADLIVTTGGTAAGPLDHVHPTLRRVGARLLVDGVEVRPGHPMLLADLRGRHLVGLPGNPLAAVSGLVTLAGPVIRTRAGRAAPAPVRAALTADVSGHPRDTRLVPVEHGADAVGAVPLRYTGPAMLRGIAAASHLAVVPPGGAAAGTPVQLLELPW; encoded by the coding sequence GTGGGCTCGGAGATTGTTATAAGAGACAGCACCGGCCCCGCCCCCGCACCCGCCCCACGCGCCGCGTCCCCCTGGGGCGAGGCACGCCGTACGGCCGCCCGCGCGGCGACGCACGGCATGCCCGTCACCCTGCCGCTGGAGGAGACGCTGCGGCACGTACTGGCCGCGCCCGTCGAGGCGTTGACCGATCTGCCCTCCTTCGACACCTCCGCCATGGACGGCTGGGCCGTCTCCGGGCCGGGCCCGTGGGAGCTCACCGCGCCCGTGACCGGCGACAGCCGCGACGCCACCGCGGACCCCGGCATCGTCGCCGGCCAGGACGAGCCGGAGCCGCTCCCCGACGGCCGTGCCGTCCGCATCGCCACCGGCGCCCGCGTGCCGCGCGGCGCCACCGCCGTGCTGCGCAGCGAGCGCGCACGCGCGGGCGGTACGCGGCTGCGGCTCGCCGAGGACGCGCCGCCGGGCAGTGCCGAGCAGGGTACGGACATCCGCCCGCGCGGCCAGGAGTGCCGTTCCGGCGACCGGCTGCTCGCGTCCGGCACCGTCGTCACCCCCGCCGTACTGGGCCTGGCCGCGGCCGCCGGCTACGACCAGCTGACCGTCACCCCGCGCCCGCGCGCCGAAGTGCTGGTGCTCGGGGACGAGTTGCTGCACCGCGGACGGCCGCGGGACGGGCGCATCCGGGACGCGCTCGGCCCGATGGTCGGGCCGTGGCTGGAGGGACTGGGCGCCGACGTCGTGGCGACGCGGCGGCTCGGGGACGACGCGGAGGCGCTGTACGAGGCGGTCACCACGAGCACCGCCGACCTGATCGTCACCACAGGCGGTACGGCCGCGGGCCCGCTCGACCACGTCCACCCGACCCTGCGCCGGGTGGGCGCGCGGCTGCTGGTCGACGGTGTGGAGGTACGCCCGGGGCATCCCATGCTGCTCGCCGATCTGCGCGGGCGGCACCTCGTGGGCCTCCCCGGCAACCCGCTGGCCGCCGTCTCCGGACTGGTCACGCTGGCCGGCCCGGTGATCCGTACGCGTGCGGGCCGTGCCGCGCCCGCGCCCGTACGCGCCGCCCTCACCGCGGACGTGTCCGGGCATCCGCGCGACACCCGGCTGGTGCCCGTCGAGCACGGCGCGGACGCGGTGGGGGCGGTGCCGCTGCGCTACACGGGGCCTGCCATGCTGCGCGGTATCGCGGCGGCCTCCCACCTGGCCGTCGTACCGCCGGGCGGCGCCGCGGCGGGCACGCCCGTACAGCTTCTGGAACTTCCCTGGTGA
- a CDS encoding D-Ala-D-Ala carboxypeptidase family metallohydrolase: MRSRTTAAIVSAAAGVGLLFAAPTFASAAPGTATSSSMAPADACYSWSGTLKEGASGEAVRQLQIRVAGYPGSGNELAIDGEFGPATKAAVERFQKAYGLSADGVAGPATFDKIYALQDDDCSPANFEYGELNNCNSDWSGGKVDAATAKSNALVTMWKLQAMRHAMGDAPIVVNGGFRSVSCNDSVGGAPNSRHLYGDAADLGAGSQGFCALALQAREHGFSEILGPGYPGHDDHTHLAGGGSLWSAPDCGM, encoded by the coding sequence ATGAGATCACGTACCACCGCAGCGATCGTGTCCGCGGCCGCGGGCGTCGGGCTGCTGTTCGCTGCCCCCACGTTCGCGAGTGCCGCGCCCGGCACCGCCACCTCGTCCTCCATGGCCCCCGCCGACGCCTGCTACTCCTGGAGCGGCACCCTCAAGGAGGGCGCGTCCGGTGAAGCCGTACGGCAGCTCCAGATCAGGGTCGCCGGCTACCCGGGGTCCGGTAACGAGCTCGCGATAGACGGCGAGTTCGGCCCGGCCACCAAGGCCGCCGTGGAGCGCTTCCAGAAGGCGTACGGGCTGAGCGCCGACGGCGTGGCAGGCCCGGCCACCTTCGACAAGATCTACGCGCTCCAGGACGACGACTGCTCGCCGGCCAACTTCGAATACGGCGAGCTCAACAACTGCAACTCCGACTGGTCCGGCGGCAAGGTCGACGCCGCCACGGCCAAGTCCAACGCACTCGTCACCATGTGGAAGCTGCAGGCCATGCGGCACGCGATGGGTGACGCGCCCATCGTCGTCAACGGCGGCTTCCGCAGCGTCTCCTGCAACGACAGCGTCGGCGGCGCCCCCAACAGCCGCCACCTGTACGGGGACGCGGCGGACCTGGGCGCCGGATCGCAGGGCTTCTGCGCGCTGGCCCTCCAGGCACGCGAGCACGGCTTCTCCGAGATCCTCGGCCCGGGCTACCCTGGTCACGACGACCACACCCACCTCGCGGGCGGCGGCAGCCTCTGGTCGGCACCCGACTGCGGCATGTGA
- a CDS encoding bacterial proteasome activator family protein: MTQPSNERSQESPHVLVVGPDGMALGSAASKGGEGEADEQAEVPVTEMVEQPAKVMRIGSMIKQLLEEVKAAPLDEASRVRLKEIHASSVKELEDGLAPELIEELERLSLPFTDEGVPTEAELRIAQAQLVGWLEGLFHGIQTALFAQQMAARAQLEQMRRALPPGTLPDDMPDVEDPGHARQGGPYL; this comes from the coding sequence ATGACACAGCCGAGCAATGAACGGTCGCAGGAGAGTCCGCACGTCCTGGTCGTGGGGCCGGACGGAATGGCTCTCGGCAGTGCCGCCTCCAAGGGCGGCGAAGGTGAAGCCGACGAGCAGGCTGAGGTCCCCGTGACGGAGATGGTCGAGCAGCCCGCGAAGGTCATGCGGATCGGCAGCATGATCAAGCAGCTGCTGGAGGAAGTGAAGGCGGCTCCGCTGGACGAGGCGAGCCGCGTGCGGCTCAAGGAGATCCACGCCAGCTCCGTCAAGGAGCTGGAGGACGGCCTCGCGCCCGAGCTGATCGAGGAGCTGGAACGGCTCTCGCTGCCCTTCACCGACGAGGGCGTGCCGACCGAGGCCGAGCTGCGCATCGCGCAGGCACAGCTGGTGGGCTGGCTGGAGGGGCTGTTCCACGGCATCCAGACCGCGCTGTTCGCCCAGCAGATGGCGGCGCGCGCGCAGCTGGAGCAGATGCGCAGGGCGCTGCCGCCGGGCACGCTCCCGGACGACATGCCGGACGTCGAGGACCCCGGCCACGCGCGCCAGGGCGGCCCGTACCTCTGA
- a CDS encoding potassium channel family protein has translation MVQVGRRLLAAFSVLWATVLLVYMDREDYSDSHDQSVSFLDCVYYTTVTLSTTGYGDIAPVGDGARLINVLLITPLRVLFLIILVGTTLEVLTERTREQWRQTRWRSALRDHTVIVGFGTKGRSATQTLLSTGTPKERLVLIDPSHHVIKLAAEEGYAGVIGDATRSDVLVRAEVQRARQIVVAPQRDDTAVLVILTARQLNPRLRIVAAVREEENAPLLRQSGADSVITSSSAAGRLLGLSVLSPNASSVMEDLIQQGTGLSLSERPVTKAEAGHSPRDCADLVVTVVRGHRLLGYDDPEAAALQLTDRVVVIQRSSPAQSGPSGDSGR, from the coding sequence ATGGTGCAGGTCGGCCGCCGCCTGCTGGCCGCGTTCAGCGTGCTCTGGGCGACGGTCCTGCTGGTGTACATGGACCGGGAGGACTACTCCGACAGCCACGACCAGTCCGTCTCGTTCCTCGACTGCGTCTACTACACCACCGTCACCCTCTCCACCACCGGCTACGGCGACATCGCACCGGTCGGCGACGGCGCCCGGCTCATCAACGTCCTGCTGATCACACCGCTCCGCGTCCTGTTCCTGATCATCCTCGTCGGCACGACGCTCGAAGTGCTCACCGAGCGCACCCGCGAGCAGTGGCGCCAGACGCGCTGGAGGTCCGCCTTGCGCGATCACACGGTCATCGTCGGCTTCGGCACCAAGGGCCGGTCGGCAACCCAGACGCTGTTGTCCACGGGCACACCGAAGGAACGGCTCGTGCTGATCGACCCGAGCCACCATGTCATCAAGCTGGCGGCGGAGGAGGGTTACGCGGGCGTGATCGGCGACGCGACACGCAGCGACGTGCTCGTACGCGCCGAAGTGCAGCGCGCCCGGCAGATCGTGGTGGCACCGCAGCGCGACGACACCGCCGTACTGGTCATCCTGACGGCCCGGCAGCTGAATCCGCGGCTGCGGATCGTCGCAGCCGTACGCGAGGAGGAGAACGCGCCGCTGCTGCGCCAGTCCGGCGCGGACTCGGTCATCACCAGCTCCAGCGCGGCCGGCCGGCTGCTCGGCCTGTCGGTGCTCAGCCCGAACGCGAGCTCCGTGATGGAGGACCTGATCCAGCAGGGCACCGGACTCAGCCTCAGCGAGCGCCCGGTCACCAAGGCGGAGGCGGGCCACTCGCCGCGCGACTGCGCGGACTTGGTGGTCACGGTCGTACGCGGGCACCGGCTGCTCGGCTACGACGACCCGGAGGCGGCGGCGCTCCAGCTCACCGACCGGGTGGTGGTCATCCAGCGGTCGTCGCCGGCACAGTCGGGCCCGTCCGGCGACTCGGGGCGGTAG
- a CDS encoding alpha/beta hydrolase: MRDQHPTRRRVLKAAGGVTAAAALGGAWLMTGAPSAGAAEDGFGLHIVDRKEDDPRMWYYRFATDAVGWDPAVNILLPEDYHDSGRTYPVLYLLHGGGTGQDFMSWDGAGIRDLAAGKPVIVVMPDGGHTGWYSDPVSSNSGPRNWETFHITQLLPWIDANFRTYAEFDGRGVAGFSMGGYGALKYGAKHPDLFASVSSHSGPASVRRDAGLVVHWANVSSAALDLAGGTVYGAPAWDEAKVSADNPVEHVDSYRGKRVFLVAGTSPDPVNWFDTINETQVLAGQREFRGLLDGAGIPHEWHEEPGGHTIRGDMVRRDLDGVVERLRKA, translated from the coding sequence TTGAGAGACCAGCACCCCACCCGCAGGCGCGTACTGAAGGCAGCCGGCGGCGTGACCGCCGCGGCGGCCCTCGGCGGCGCGTGGCTCATGACGGGGGCGCCCTCGGCCGGCGCCGCCGAGGACGGCTTCGGGCTGCACATCGTGGACCGCAAAGAGGACGATCCCCGCATGTGGTACTACCGCTTCGCGACCGACGCGGTCGGCTGGGACCCCGCCGTGAACATCCTGCTGCCGGAGGACTACCACGACAGCGGACGCACGTACCCCGTGCTGTACCTGCTCCACGGCGGCGGCACCGGCCAGGACTTCATGTCGTGGGACGGCGCGGGCATCCGCGATCTGGCCGCCGGCAAGCCGGTCATCGTCGTGATGCCCGACGGCGGGCACACCGGCTGGTACTCGGACCCGGTCAGCTCCAACTCCGGGCCCCGCAACTGGGAGACGTTCCACATCACCCAGCTGCTGCCGTGGATCGACGCGAACTTCCGCACGTACGCGGAGTTCGACGGCCGCGGCGTCGCCGGGTTCTCCATGGGCGGCTACGGCGCGCTGAAGTACGGGGCCAAGCACCCGGACCTGTTCGCCTCGGTCAGCTCCCACTCCGGGCCGGCCAGCGTGCGCCGCGACGCCGGGCTGGTCGTCCACTGGGCCAACGTGTCCTCCGCCGCGCTGGATCTGGCCGGCGGCACCGTCTACGGCGCGCCGGCGTGGGACGAGGCCAAGGTGAGCGCCGACAACCCGGTGGAGCACGTCGACAGCTACCGCGGCAAGCGGGTCTTCCTGGTCGCGGGCACCAGCCCCGACCCGGTGAACTGGTTCGACACGATCAACGAGACCCAGGTGCTCGCCGGCCAGCGGGAGTTCCGCGGTCTCCTCGACGGCGCGGGCATCCCGCACGAGTGGCACGAGGAGCCGGGCGGGCACACGATCCGCGGCGACATGGTCCGCCGCGACCTCGACGGCGTCGTGGAGCGGCTCCGCAAGGCGTAG